In Planococcus sp. MB-3u-03, the DNA window CCTTGAATTTCCGGAACACTTGGATATGGCGTTCGCTTTCTTCCACAGGCAAGAGGAAGGAATGCACGGCTTCTTGTTTCACTCCAAGCACTTGAATCGCCTTCTCAGCGTCTTTCAGCTCATCGGGCGCGGATGCGGCTTTCATTGCGGCAAACGCCCCTCCTTGCTTGACGAGTGGCACACAAAATTCAGCGAGCACAGAGAGTCTTGCTACAGCGCGGGCGGTTACGATATCGTAGCTTTCGCGGTGCTGCGACTGGCCGAAATCTTCTGCGCGCGAGTGGACGAAAGAAACCTTATCCAACCCAAGTGCTTCACTCAAATGATTCAAGAATTGGATGCGTTTGTTCAATGAATCGACGATCGTCACTTCAATATGCGGGAAGCAGATCTTCAGCGGGATGCTCGGGAAGCCGGCCCCTGCCCCGACGTCGCATAATGACAGTGGCTTGGTAAAATCCATGTAAAAGGCGGCACTAATGGAGTCGTAGAAATGCTTTAAATAGACATCTGCCTGATCCGTGATGGCC includes these proteins:
- the rsmG gene encoding 16S rRNA (guanine(527)-N(7))-methyltransferase RsmG; translated protein: MNEQQFAQALKQQGIELSERQLEQFRIYYKELVEWNEKMNLTAITDQADVYLKHFYDSISAAFYMDFTKPLSLCDVGAGAGFPSIPLKICFPHIEVTIVDSLNKRIQFLNHLSEALGLDKVSFVHSRAEDFGQSQHRESYDIVTARAVARLSVLAEFCVPLVKQGGAFAAMKAASAPDELKDAEKAIQVLGVKQEAVHSFLLPVEESERHIQVFRKFKATPKKYPRKAGMPNKSPIS